Proteins from one Flavobacterium sp. N2038 genomic window:
- the arsC gene encoding arsenate reductase (glutaredoxin) (This arsenate reductase requires both glutathione and glutaredoxin to convert arsenate to arsenite, after which the efflux transporter formed by ArsA and ArsB can extrude the arsenite from the cell, providing resistance.), with the protein MIQIYHNPRCGKSRNCLAFIDQTKQEYEIIPYLTDTPGFNGLKELLEKLNLDPIQLVRVKEAIWTENYKGKNLSNDEIIQAMADHPILIERPIVIKDGKAIIGRDLDLVASFLD; encoded by the coding sequence ATGATACAAATTTATCATAACCCACGTTGTGGCAAATCTAGAAACTGTCTTGCTTTTATTGATCAGACAAAACAAGAATATGAAATCATTCCGTATTTAACAGATACCCCAGGTTTTAATGGGCTAAAAGAATTACTAGAAAAACTAAATCTGGATCCCATTCAATTAGTACGAGTTAAAGAAGCTATCTGGACAGAAAATTATAAAGGCAAGAATCTAAGCAATGACGAAATTATTCAGGCAATGGCAGATCATCCTATTTTAATTGAACGTCCGATCGTTATTAAAGACGGAAAGGCAATTATTGGACGAGATTTAGACCTTGTAGCTTCTTTTTTAGATTGA
- a CDS encoding CPBP family intramembrane glutamic endopeptidase, giving the protein MFLEQGIKTQNKFGLYLVGSVLIIIASFIGQIPFSAAVLYSSFINKKEVPTDDAAVMKIFEPNLTLFLVMISFAFALVGVYFVVKYIHHQTFLSVTTSRKKVDWKRILFSFGLWSFFSVLSFVAVYFKSPESFVWNFKLVPFLILFVVGSVLIPIQTTTEEYVFRGYLMQGFANLARNRWFPLLMTSIIFGSLHIFNPEVEKMGYIVMVYYIGTGLFLGVITLMDEGMELALGFHAANNLVGALLVTSDWSVFQTHSIFKDMSEPSAGFDVILPVVVVYPILLFIFSKKYNWTNWKERLTGEINVLES; this is encoded by the coding sequence ATGTTTTTAGAACAAGGAATTAAAACTCAAAATAAATTTGGGCTATATCTTGTAGGATCTGTCTTAATTATTATCGCTTCGTTTATTGGTCAGATCCCTTTTTCAGCGGCAGTTTTATATTCTAGTTTTATAAATAAAAAAGAAGTTCCGACAGATGATGCAGCGGTAATGAAAATCTTTGAACCAAATTTAACATTGTTTCTGGTAATGATTTCGTTTGCCTTTGCTTTGGTGGGTGTTTATTTTGTGGTAAAATATATTCATCATCAGACCTTTTTGTCTGTAACCACTTCCAGAAAAAAAGTAGATTGGAAACGTATTTTGTTTTCATTTGGGCTTTGGTCTTTTTTTTCGGTATTGAGTTTTGTCGCGGTTTATTTTAAATCACCAGAGAGTTTTGTTTGGAATTTTAAGTTGGTTCCGTTTCTGATTTTATTCGTTGTAGGTTCAGTATTGATTCCGATTCAAACTACTACAGAGGAATATGTTTTTAGAGGATATCTAATGCAGGGTTTTGCTAATCTGGCCAGAAATAGATGGTTTCCACTATTAATGACTTCAATTATTTTCGGAAGCTTGCATATTTTTAATCCTGAGGTTGAAAAAATGGGTTATATTGTAATGGTCTATTATATAGGGACTGGCTTGTTTTTAGGAGTTATTACGCTTATGGATGAAGGAATGGAATTAGCACTTGGTTTTCATGCGGCTAATAACCTGGTTGGGGCATTGTTAGTAACTTCAGATTGGTCAGTTTTTCAGACGCATTCTATTTTTAAGGATATGTCTGAGCCTTCAGCCGGTTTTGATGTGATTTTGCCAGTTGTAGTGGTTTATCCAATTTTGCTTTTTATCTTTAGTAAAAAATATAATTGGACCAATTGGAAAGAAAGATTAACGGGAGAAATTAATGTTTTGGAATCTTAA
- a CDS encoding AMP-binding protein: MLELTHKKVHNYFKLNGYHLNAKDLCRVGYSFIKEGDAYERAIGEFFLDWFDHKDYIEMTTSGTTGLPKLVRLEKKAMIQSALATGDFFGLEPGNKALLCLPTQFIAGKMMLVRSLILGLELDVVVPSTEPLAYNNKQYDFVAMVPLQVQNSIEKLGNIKKLIIGGAKIDSALEEKLLPLKTDIYETYGMTETITHIAAKKVGVKAFSILPNVKIQKDDRGCLVIYVSSISDEPIVTNDLIDLVNENQFTFLGRIDNVINSGGVKLIPEQIEAKLIGKITNRFFVTGVPDTVLGEKLILVIEGEKQDFAPDFFDVLGKFEKPKEIVFVPKFKENENGKLLRKPSLQD, from the coding sequence ATGTTGGAGTTAACACATAAAAAAGTACACAACTATTTCAAATTAAACGGTTATCACTTAAACGCAAAAGATTTGTGTCGTGTAGGATACAGTTTTATAAAAGAAGGTGATGCTTATGAAAGAGCTATCGGAGAATTTTTTCTGGATTGGTTTGATCATAAGGATTATATCGAAATGACCACTTCTGGAACTACAGGACTTCCTAAATTGGTGAGATTAGAGAAGAAGGCAATGATTCAATCAGCATTGGCTACAGGAGATTTCTTTGGCCTGGAGCCAGGAAATAAAGCTTTGCTTTGTCTGCCAACGCAATTTATTGCAGGTAAAATGATGCTGGTTCGCAGTTTGATTTTAGGATTAGAATTAGATGTTGTTGTTCCAAGCACAGAGCCATTGGCTTATAATAATAAGCAGTATGATTTTGTAGCGATGGTACCTTTGCAAGTTCAAAATTCGATTGAAAAACTTGGAAATATAAAAAAGTTAATCATTGGCGGAGCAAAAATTGACAGCGCCCTTGAGGAGAAGCTTTTGCCATTAAAAACAGATATTTACGAAACCTACGGAATGACGGAAACCATAACGCATATTGCTGCTAAAAAAGTGGGAGTGAAAGCTTTTTCGATTTTGCCAAATGTAAAAATTCAGAAAGATGACCGTGGTTGTCTGGTAATTTATGTTTCGTCTATTTCTGATGAACCGATTGTTACTAATGATTTGATAGATTTAGTAAATGAAAACCAATTCACTTTTTTAGGAAGAATAGATAATGTTATAAATAGTGGAGGAGTGAAGCTGATTCCGGAACAGATAGAAGCTAAATTAATTGGAAAAATTACCAATAGGTTTTTTGTTACCGGAGTTCCCGATACGGTTTTAGGTGAAAAATTAATTTTGGTTATTGAAGGAGAAAAACAGGATTTTGCACCTGATTTTTTTGATGTTTTAGGGAAATTTGAAAAACCAAAAGAAATTGTTTTTGTTCCTAAATTTAAAGAAAATGAAAATGGAAAATTGTTACGTAAACCAAGTTTACAAGATTAA